One Bradyrhizobium sp. CCGB12 genomic window carries:
- a CDS encoding methyltransferase domain-containing protein, which yields MVWDPQQYLKFSGHRLRPAVDLLMRIPDFGPRTVADLGAGAGNVTKLIKERWPEATVTGVEGSAEMVAAGRKAAPDVEWSHEDLGRWRPAQQYDVVYSNAALHWLPNHAALFPSVMEKVTPGGMLAVQMPRNFLAPSHVLIGETALNGPWRSKVEHLVTPPPVEGPAFYHDLLAPLSANIDIWETEYLQVLEGDNPVKEWTKGTWLTRYLDVLQGDEKAAFEAAYGTRVAKAYPKNAAGQTLFPFRRLFMVAQRKG from the coding sequence ATGGTTTGGGATCCGCAGCAATATCTGAAGTTCTCCGGGCATCGGCTTCGGCCCGCCGTCGATCTGTTGATGCGGATTCCGGATTTTGGCCCGCGTACGGTCGCCGATCTTGGCGCCGGTGCCGGCAACGTCACCAAGCTGATCAAGGAGCGCTGGCCAGAGGCGACGGTGACGGGCGTCGAGGGTTCGGCCGAGATGGTCGCGGCGGGCCGCAAGGCGGCGCCGGACGTGGAATGGTCGCATGAGGACCTCGGCCGCTGGCGCCCCGCGCAGCAATACGATGTCGTCTATTCCAATGCCGCACTGCACTGGCTGCCCAATCATGCGGCACTGTTTCCGTCGGTGATGGAGAAGGTGACGCCCGGCGGCATGCTCGCCGTGCAGATGCCGCGCAATTTTCTGGCCCCTTCGCATGTGCTGATCGGCGAGACGGCCCTGAACGGTCCTTGGCGATCCAAGGTCGAGCACCTCGTCACCCCACCGCCGGTCGAAGGGCCGGCCTTTTATCACGACCTTCTCGCACCGCTGTCGGCCAATATCGACATCTGGGAGACCGAATATCTGCAAGTGCTCGAAGGCGACAATCCCGTGAAGGAATGGACCAAGGGGACCTGGCTGACGCGCTATCTCGATGTCTTGCAGGGCGATGAGAAGGCCGCGTTCGAAGCGGCCTATGGGACGCGCGTCGCAAAGGCCTATCCGAAGAATGCGGCGGGGCAGACGCTGTTCCCGTTCCGGCGTCTCTTCATGGTCGCCCAGCGCAAGGGCTGA
- a CDS encoding DsrE family protein translates to MINPKLAMAVISGVAMLILVGPNARAEQGNLLVPQASEKSEASNQKHSGRHKQASKPAQKRTNKQDLANRAAMAQAAKPGIVKKPHQLILQVNSNEPAMMNLALNNATNVAQYYRDLGEPVSIEVVTFGPGLHMLRDDTSPVKPRIEVLAMSHPEISFKACGNTQENMRKAENKDINLIPQATVVKSGVVRVIELQEQGWSYVKP, encoded by the coding sequence ATGATCAATCCGAAATTGGCGATGGCAGTCATCAGCGGCGTAGCGATGCTGATTCTGGTCGGACCAAACGCGCGGGCGGAGCAAGGCAACCTGTTGGTCCCGCAGGCGAGCGAGAAGAGTGAGGCGAGCAACCAGAAACATTCGGGTCGACATAAGCAGGCGAGCAAGCCGGCGCAGAAGCGCACGAACAAGCAGGACCTTGCGAACCGGGCAGCGATGGCCCAGGCGGCGAAACCCGGGATCGTCAAGAAGCCGCATCAGCTGATACTGCAGGTCAATTCGAACGAACCAGCGATGATGAACCTCGCACTCAACAATGCGACCAACGTCGCCCAATACTACCGCGACCTCGGCGAACCCGTGTCGATCGAGGTCGTCACCTTTGGTCCCGGCCTTCACATGCTGCGCGACGATACTTCGCCGGTAAAGCCGCGCATCGAGGTGCTCGCGATGAGCCATCCCGAAATCTCCTTCAAGGCCTGCGGCAACACCCAGGAAAACATGCGCAAGGCGGAGAACAAGGACATCAACTTGATCCCACAGGCAACGGTCGTTAAGTCCGGTGTCGTCCGCGTCATCGAGCTGCAGGAGCAAGGCTGGAGTTACGTCAAACCGTGA
- a CDS encoding SDR family NAD(P)-dependent oxidoreductase, with product MDLGLKSKTAVVTGASIGIGRAIAKGLAAEGVRVVGVARRTDLLAELVKEVGSGLITPFEQDVMAKDAAEKIATFALKELGHVDILINNAGGSRPLPVDAPDSKWDEAIALNFTSYRRIAHALLPQMIERKWGRIVNITGKSEPEGLNAAFAAKAAVHAWAKGLSREIGEHGITINCIPPGRIMSEQIRRNYAPDYRERFAEEEIPVGYWGEPEDLAALAVFLASPVARYITGTVIPVDGGLRRYQF from the coding sequence ATGGACCTCGGGCTCAAATCGAAAACCGCTGTCGTCACCGGCGCAAGCATCGGCATCGGCCGCGCCATCGCCAAGGGCCTCGCAGCCGAAGGCGTGCGCGTCGTCGGCGTTGCGCGGCGCACCGACCTGCTCGCCGAACTCGTGAAAGAGGTCGGCTCCGGATTGATCACGCCGTTCGAGCAGGATGTGATGGCCAAGGACGCCGCGGAGAAGATCGCGACATTCGCGCTGAAGGAGCTCGGCCACGTCGACATCCTCATCAACAATGCCGGCGGCAGCCGCCCCCTCCCCGTCGATGCGCCCGACAGCAAATGGGACGAGGCGATCGCGCTCAACTTCACCAGCTACCGCCGCATCGCGCACGCGCTGCTGCCGCAGATGATCGAACGCAAATGGGGCCGCATCGTCAACATCACCGGCAAGTCCGAGCCGGAAGGCCTGAACGCCGCGTTCGCCGCCAAGGCGGCCGTGCACGCCTGGGCCAAGGGCCTGTCGCGCGAGATCGGCGAGCACGGCATCACCATCAACTGCATCCCGCCCGGCCGCATCATGAGCGAGCAGATCCGCCGCAACTATGCGCCAGACTATCGCGAGCGCTTTGCGGAGGAAGAGATTCCGGTCGGCTATTGGGGCGAGCCAGAAGACCTCGCGGCGCTCGCGGTGTTTCTGGCCTCACCGGTGGCACGCTACATCACGGGCACGGTGATCCCGGTGGATGGGGGATTGCGGAGGTATCAGTTCTAA
- a CDS encoding ABC transporter substrate-binding protein translates to MRWAATRREFLAGSIALCGMAGRVLAETARPKRVALVTSGAGSAIQGWIRDTLRSDGYVEGKNLIIDFREAKGHYAELPRLLSEVIALDPDVIIAEATPAVAAAQKLTATIPIVMAPSTDPIGSGFVKSFSHPGGNITGIANMFDDLTAKTLDIVRLVFPGARKIGILSSANPTHPPLAATAIRAANAIGIAAESFVAPNPEDIEKAFSGMREANCDVAYVLADPPRPNLPSLAMKYHLPAVYQVNTYIPRGGLMSYGPHVPSIFVRAAYYVERLLKGGNPAEMPVEQPTKFVFAVNLKTAKEMNLVIPERVLVMADEIIE, encoded by the coding sequence ATGCGATGGGCCGCGACACGTCGGGAGTTCCTGGCAGGGAGCATTGCTCTCTGCGGGATGGCGGGACGCGTCCTGGCCGAGACCGCCCGGCCGAAGCGCGTCGCTTTGGTGACCTCCGGCGCAGGAAGCGCAATCCAGGGCTGGATCAGGGACACGCTACGGAGTGATGGTTACGTTGAGGGCAAGAACCTGATCATCGATTTTCGCGAAGCGAAAGGACACTATGCCGAGTTACCCAGGCTGCTTTCAGAGGTGATCGCGCTTGACCCTGATGTGATCATCGCCGAGGCGACACCTGCCGTCGCCGCGGCTCAGAAACTGACGGCGACAATTCCGATCGTAATGGCGCCGTCAACCGATCCGATTGGCTCAGGATTCGTGAAATCCTTTTCGCATCCCGGAGGCAACATCACGGGTATCGCCAATATGTTCGACGATCTCACGGCTAAGACGTTGGACATCGTTCGCCTGGTTTTTCCGGGGGCGCGAAAGATCGGCATACTCAGCTCCGCCAATCCCACACATCCGCCACTCGCCGCGACTGCAATTCGCGCAGCCAACGCGATCGGTATCGCCGCCGAAAGCTTCGTAGCTCCAAATCCGGAGGACATAGAGAAGGCGTTTTCTGGCATGAGGGAAGCGAACTGTGACGTAGCGTACGTCCTCGCTGATCCGCCACGACCGAACTTGCCTTCACTTGCGATGAAGTATCATTTGCCTGCCGTGTATCAGGTCAATACGTACATTCCGCGCGGCGGCCTCATGTCGTATGGACCTCATGTTCCAAGCATATTTGTCCGTGCAGCCTATTACGTAGAGCGTCTTCTCAAAGGCGGGAATCCGGCGGAGATGCCCGTTGAGCAGCCAACGAAGTTTGTCTTTGCCGTCAACTTGAAAACCGCGAAGGAGATGAATTTGGTGATCCCAGAGCGGGTCCTGGTGATGGCAGACGAGATCATAGAATAG
- a CDS encoding TAXI family TRAP transporter solute-binding subunit: MNKLPKSLSLLLLAGLMPVAMMLQTASLEAQTARNAKADAQLVRRPLPQEKEKDRMNAWTVGLAGGLLEGAPIRLAAEMARVVDDGADMHLLPIVTRGATDNLNALLYLRGVDTAIINSDALDEYKIQVPQIQSRITYLLNLFPSELHIFVRPEITSLQDLAGKKVNFNTQGTAAAYSGPLIFSRLGIDVEKTFIPHQVALEQMRKGEMSAVVFITSKPVDAFVRGRWETGFKFLPVAYDRKFEDYYLPATLDATEYPNLIKQGERVSTIAVPTALVAFNWPSRSNRYQRVARLVDYLFSRVDRLQAPGFDPKWRSINLAATVPGLTRFQAAQEWLDSKARSAQARP; encoded by the coding sequence ATGAACAAGCTGCCAAAGTCACTCTCGTTGTTGCTGCTCGCCGGGTTGATGCCGGTCGCGATGATGCTTCAGACGGCTTCCCTGGAAGCCCAAACCGCGAGGAATGCCAAGGCCGATGCGCAGCTCGTTCGGCGACCCCTCCCGCAGGAGAAGGAAAAGGACCGGATGAACGCCTGGACCGTCGGGCTGGCCGGCGGTCTGCTCGAGGGCGCACCGATCCGCCTTGCCGCGGAAATGGCCCGCGTCGTCGACGATGGCGCAGATATGCATCTTCTGCCGATCGTCACGCGGGGGGCCACCGACAATCTCAATGCGTTGCTTTATTTGCGTGGTGTCGATACCGCCATCATCAATTCCGACGCGCTCGATGAATACAAGATTCAGGTGCCGCAGATCCAAAGTCGCATCACGTACCTGCTCAATCTCTTCCCGTCCGAGCTGCACATTTTCGTGCGGCCCGAGATCACCAGCCTGCAGGATCTTGCCGGCAAGAAGGTGAACTTCAATACCCAGGGTACCGCAGCGGCGTATTCGGGACCGCTGATCTTCAGCCGTCTCGGCATCGATGTCGAAAAGACATTCATTCCGCACCAGGTTGCCCTGGAACAGATGCGCAAAGGCGAGATGTCGGCCGTCGTGTTCATCACGTCGAAACCCGTCGATGCCTTTGTACGCGGCCGCTGGGAGACGGGATTCAAATTTCTGCCGGTGGCTTACGACAGGAAGTTCGAGGACTATTATCTGCCCGCGACCCTGGACGCCACCGAGTATCCCAATCTGATCAAGCAGGGTGAGCGGGTCTCGACCATCGCCGTGCCGACAGCTCTCGTTGCCTTCAACTGGCCGTCACGTTCGAATCGCTATCAGCGCGTGGCGCGCCTTGTCGATTACCTGTTCTCGCGCGTTGACCGTCTGCAGGCACCGGGCTTCGATCCGAAATGGCGGTCGATCAATCTCGCCGCGACCGTCCCCGGGCTCACCCGCTTCCAAGCCGCGCAGGAATGGTTGGATAGCAAGGCGCGCAGCGCGCAGGCGCGGCCATGA
- a CDS encoding AAA family ATPase gives MDKQPLEAANGARHRLTVLFSDLAGSTVLGREMEAEHYAELLSQLRDIWRRSAAKHGGRVIRTQGDGALIIFGYPLSSEDDGRRAAEAALDIHEWVGQIRHDALPVSSLPLQMHSGIHAGTLLLTEGDIESGRLDLIGDVVNTAAHLSHHAAAGQILTSLGALGRYENFFRLEQHKADFGIALGVQNVRVIGGRSPTLGSFEEATARGLTPFIGREVIMGLLLDFLEARQPNPARCAVVVGRPGLGKTRLLENILRQYDGRATTLLRGSCESYLGAEVLQPFLQILRALLRAQAEKPVAGATKSVRDVLQPALAELGPRAETILGLISDNAEGAGSRFAAGLLIGDLTAFFTAIAAKHPVVLVIDDWQWADDASRQLLEALLRAPHGPRVLLASRPREDGTAWISGALHLTLEPFKGSETDLAARRWLPQADPFLIARIHDYAGGVPLFIEELCHSVSAGNLDSWEGRGTQGWVGTLVASRLDRLPPAQVEVVRAAAVIGNAVPFGLLVSACGGAPDETTLRALADADFLYVDPAGTGLRFKHGITRDAVYDTIGLRQRRALHERIEAALLARSEQADREDTFEALAYHSRGAGHWESAAHYAERAGDKAMAAFALDRAREQYLVAMETLDRVSNRTRAQSLRWCLLVNKLGMASIFDPLSLTGDLTNFEQAVKLAHSLGDPNTMSRAHYWLGYMCYAFGRFREGERHSRRGLELAHEVGDGRLAAQIEASLGQVLAATCHYEEAVALLDAAVSAKQQRSRSGGSIAVGSAYALSCKASVLADRGEFEHAGVCLDEAMSLLGESMHPVANSVRNWVAVSLVWQGRWEEAERVAAESARIAENTHALLLLVVCRAAAGFARWARTREPAGLQQLRDAVHWIEARGGKFYSSLYYGWLTEACATEGDIVNARRYAAHVLRRTHEGERLGEAATCRALARLAAARNDFATGERWMQRADRSARLRNSLRETALNQTVLAEIQARRGNAERARLTMTEAASKLQALDMCWHATQANRWLESG, from the coding sequence ATGGACAAGCAGCCCCTGGAAGCCGCGAACGGCGCACGCCATCGTTTGACGGTGCTCTTCTCAGATCTGGCCGGCTCCACTGTTTTAGGCAGGGAAATGGAGGCTGAGCATTATGCCGAACTCTTGAGCCAGTTGCGAGATATCTGGCGTCGGTCAGCAGCCAAGCATGGCGGCCGCGTGATCAGAACGCAGGGTGACGGCGCTCTTATCATCTTTGGTTACCCCCTATCCAGCGAGGATGACGGCCGGCGAGCGGCAGAGGCAGCCCTCGACATCCACGAATGGGTTGGCCAGATACGGCACGACGCCTTGCCCGTTTCTTCTCTGCCGTTGCAAATGCACTCGGGGATTCATGCAGGCACGTTGCTACTCACGGAAGGCGATATCGAGTCCGGTCGGCTGGATCTGATCGGCGATGTGGTCAACACAGCGGCCCATTTGTCGCATCATGCCGCTGCCGGCCAGATACTTACCAGTCTAGGCGCGCTTGGCCGATATGAGAATTTCTTCAGGCTCGAGCAGCACAAGGCGGATTTCGGTATCGCGCTTGGAGTCCAGAACGTACGCGTCATCGGCGGACGAAGTCCAACCCTAGGGAGCTTCGAGGAAGCCACTGCTCGCGGCTTGACGCCCTTCATAGGGCGCGAAGTGATCATGGGCCTCTTGTTGGATTTCCTCGAAGCAAGACAGCCAAACCCGGCACGTTGCGCCGTAGTCGTCGGTCGCCCCGGCCTCGGCAAGACGCGCCTGCTCGAGAACATCCTACGACAGTATGACGGCAGAGCCACCACGCTGTTGCGCGGCAGTTGCGAGAGCTATCTCGGGGCCGAGGTCTTGCAGCCCTTCCTGCAGATATTGCGGGCTTTGCTCCGAGCACAAGCGGAAAAGCCGGTAGCCGGGGCGACAAAATCCGTCCGGGATGTGCTGCAGCCTGCCCTGGCAGAATTAGGCCCGCGCGCCGAAACCATCCTTGGCCTGATATCGGATAATGCCGAAGGCGCCGGTAGCCGCTTCGCCGCCGGTCTCTTGATCGGCGATCTCACGGCGTTCTTTACCGCCATCGCAGCCAAGCACCCCGTGGTGCTCGTGATCGATGATTGGCAGTGGGCCGATGACGCGAGCCGCCAGTTGCTGGAAGCGTTGCTACGGGCACCCCATGGTCCTCGTGTTCTTCTGGCCAGCCGTCCCCGCGAAGACGGCACTGCCTGGATTTCCGGCGCACTGCATCTCACGTTGGAGCCGTTCAAGGGATCCGAAACGGACCTCGCCGCGCGGCGCTGGTTGCCCCAGGCCGACCCCTTCCTGATTGCCCGAATTCACGACTATGCAGGTGGCGTGCCGCTGTTCATTGAAGAACTCTGCCATTCGGTCTCTGCCGGAAACCTCGACTCATGGGAGGGCCGCGGTACGCAAGGCTGGGTCGGCACACTGGTGGCCTCGCGCCTCGATCGCCTACCGCCAGCGCAGGTGGAAGTCGTGCGTGCAGCGGCGGTCATAGGCAACGCCGTGCCGTTCGGATTGCTGGTTTCAGCTTGCGGCGGCGCACCCGATGAGACGACGTTGAGAGCGTTGGCGGACGCGGATTTTCTTTATGTTGACCCGGCGGGCACCGGACTTCGCTTCAAGCACGGCATCACCCGGGACGCCGTGTATGATACCATCGGCCTGCGCCAACGGCGCGCTTTGCATGAACGCATCGAAGCCGCGCTTCTGGCGCGCTCCGAACAAGCCGATCGCGAAGACACGTTCGAAGCCCTGGCCTACCACTCTCGCGGCGCGGGCCACTGGGAAAGCGCAGCTCATTACGCCGAACGCGCCGGTGACAAGGCCATGGCCGCGTTCGCGCTGGACCGCGCGCGCGAACAGTACCTCGTCGCCATGGAGACGCTGGACCGCGTGTCCAATCGCACCCGCGCCCAGTCTTTGCGCTGGTGCCTTTTGGTCAACAAGCTGGGTATGGCCAGCATTTTCGATCCGCTTTCGTTGACGGGCGACCTCACCAATTTCGAACAAGCAGTGAAGCTGGCGCACTCGCTCGGCGACCCGAACACGATGTCGCGCGCACATTACTGGCTCGGATACATGTGCTACGCCTTCGGACGCTTCCGGGAGGGCGAGCGCCACTCACGGCGCGGACTGGAGTTGGCGCACGAGGTCGGGGACGGGCGCTTGGCGGCTCAAATCGAAGCTTCACTGGGACAGGTACTCGCTGCCACCTGTCACTACGAAGAGGCGGTTGCGCTGCTGGACGCCGCCGTGTCAGCCAAGCAGCAGCGCAGCCGGTCGGGCGGCAGCATCGCCGTCGGCTCGGCCTACGCACTCTCGTGCAAGGCGAGCGTGCTCGCCGATCGAGGCGAATTCGAACATGCGGGTGTTTGCCTTGATGAGGCAATGAGCTTGCTCGGAGAATCGATGCATCCGGTGGCCAATTCCGTGCGCAATTGGGTGGCGGTCTCTCTGGTCTGGCAAGGACGCTGGGAGGAAGCAGAACGCGTCGCGGCCGAGAGCGCGCGAATTGCCGAGAATACTCATGCCCTGCTGCTTCTGGTCGTTTGTCGTGCGGCCGCCGGCTTTGCTCGTTGGGCGCGGACGAGGGAGCCGGCAGGTCTCCAACAACTGCGCGATGCGGTCCATTGGATAGAAGCGCGCGGTGGCAAATTCTACTCCTCCCTTTACTACGGCTGGCTGACCGAGGCCTGTGCCACGGAGGGCGACATCGTCAATGCAAGACGATACGCTGCTCACGTCTTGCGTCGCACGCACGAGGGCGAGCGGCTCGGCGAAGCGGCAACATGTCGAGCCCTGGCGCGACTGGCCGCGGCACGCAACGATTTCGCTACCGGCGAGCGCTGGATGCAGCGGGCAGACCGTTCCGCGAGGCTGCGCAACTCCCTGCGCGAAACCGCATTAAACCAAACTGTTTTGGCCGAAATCCAAGCTCGTCGGGGCAACGCCGAAAGGGCGCGCCTGACAATGACTGAGGCGGCCTCGAAGCTGCAGGCACTCGATATGTGCTGGCACGCGACGCAGGCGAATCGCTGGCTGGAATCCGGCTGA
- a CDS encoding DctP family TRAP transporter solute-binding subunit → MRKLLLAVAATAILLAPAIAQAQNPIVIKFSHVVANDTPKGKGAMKFKELAEKYTDGKVKVEVYPNSTLYKDKEEIEALQLGSVQMLAPSTAKFAPLGIKEFEALDLPWLFKDDATYSNAMKGTIGKWLFQKLEAKGITGLVYWDNGFHMVSANRPLMKPTDFQGLKFRISGSKVADQYFRLIGSIPQIMAFSEVYQALQTGVVDGCENTASNYLTQKFYEVQKDITVSYHAHLQYAVIVNSKFWSGLPPDIRTQLEKAMNEATDYTNQIAHQENEDALAQIKKTGKTTLHYLTDADRKAWQEAMQPTYKWAKGRVGQEVLDLVAKELDVKMN, encoded by the coding sequence ATGCGCAAACTGCTTCTTGCAGTCGCCGCCACGGCTATTCTGTTGGCCCCCGCTATTGCCCAGGCCCAGAATCCGATCGTCATCAAGTTCAGCCACGTCGTCGCCAACGACACCCCGAAGGGCAAGGGCGCGATGAAGTTCAAGGAGCTCGCCGAGAAATACACCGACGGCAAGGTCAAGGTCGAAGTCTACCCGAACTCCACGCTCTACAAGGACAAGGAGGAGATCGAGGCGCTTCAGCTCGGCTCGGTGCAGATGCTCGCGCCTTCGACCGCGAAATTCGCGCCGCTCGGCATCAAGGAGTTCGAGGCGCTCGACCTGCCCTGGTTGTTCAAGGATGATGCGACCTATTCCAACGCGATGAAGGGCACGATCGGCAAGTGGCTGTTCCAGAAGCTCGAGGCCAAGGGCATCACCGGGCTCGTTTATTGGGACAACGGCTTCCACATGGTCTCCGCCAATCGCCCGCTGATGAAGCCGACCGATTTCCAGGGCCTCAAGTTCCGCATCTCGGGATCGAAGGTTGCCGATCAGTATTTCCGCCTGATCGGATCGATCCCCCAGATCATGGCGTTCTCCGAAGTCTACCAGGCGCTCCAGACCGGCGTGGTCGACGGCTGCGAGAACACGGCGTCCAACTATTTGACGCAGAAGTTCTACGAAGTGCAGAAGGACATCACCGTGTCCTATCACGCGCATCTGCAATATGCCGTCATCGTCAACTCGAAATTCTGGTCGGGCCTGCCGCCTGATATCCGCACCCAGCTCGAAAAGGCAATGAACGAGGCGACCGACTACACCAATCAGATTGCGCATCAGGAGAACGAGGACGCGCTGGCGCAGATCAAGAAGACGGGCAAGACCACGCTGCATTATCTGACTGACGCCGACCGCAAGGCATGGCAGGAGGCGATGCAGCCGACCTACAAATGGGCGAAGGGCCGGGTCGGGCAGGAGGTGCTCGATCTCGTCGCCAAGGAACTCGACGTCAAGATGAACTGA